The window ATCATCGCGGTGACGGCCAAGGCCATGAAGGATGATCAGGAGCGCTGCCTGCAGGCCGGCTCCAACGATTACCTGGCCAAGCCCATCGACCTGGATCGCCTGTTCTCGCTGATTCGCGTGTGGTTGCCGAAGATGGAACGCATTTAGTGGAACGTATTGATTCAGTGGAGCGAAGCAGCGAAATCGAATTGCGGTTGTTGATCGAGGCGATCTACCTCAAGTACAGCTACGATTTTCGCGATTACTCCGGCGCTTCGATCAAGCGCCGGGTCAATCACGCGTTGGTGCAATTTGAGTGCAATACCATTTCGGCACTGCAAGAAAAGGTGCTGCACGATCCCACCGCGTTCATGCAGTTGCTCCAATTGCTGACGATTCCGGTCAGCGAGATGTTTCGCGATCCTTCGCACTTCCTGGCTATCCGCAACGAAGTGGTACCGCTGCTCAAGACCTATCCGTCGATCAAGATCTGGATTGCTGGCTGCAGCACAGGCGAAGAGGTCTACTCGATGGCAATTCTGTTGCGCGAAGAAGGTTTGCTCGACCGCACCATCATCTACGCTACCGACATCAATCCGCGCTCGCTGGAAAAAGCCAAGCAGGGGATTTTCTCCATGGAGAACGTCCGCGCCTACACTCACAACTACCAGCAGGCAGGTGGCCAGCGTTCGTTCGCCGAGTACTACACGGCGGCATATGGCTATGCGATTTTCGACAAG is drawn from Pseudomonas sp. 31-12 and contains these coding sequences:
- a CDS encoding protein-glutamate O-methyltransferase CheR, giving the protein MERIDSVERSSEIELRLLIEAIYLKYSYDFRDYSGASIKRRVNHALVQFECNTISALQEKVLHDPTAFMQLLQLLTIPVSEMFRDPSHFLAIRNEVVPLLKTYPSIKIWIAGCSTGEEVYSMAILLREEGLLDRTIIYATDINPRSLEKAKQGIFSMENVRAYTHNYQQAGGQRSFAEYYTAAYGYAIFDKTLCENVTFADHSLATDSVFSETQLISCRNVLIYFNKKLQDRAFGLFHESLCHRGFLVLGSKETPDFSAFGNQFVPLVKQERIYRKS